In Mustela nigripes isolate SB6536 chromosome 12, MUSNIG.SB6536, whole genome shotgun sequence, one DNA window encodes the following:
- the PCDHAC1 gene encoding protocadherin alpha-C1, with amino-acid sequence MVGWRVAVLCLWVSCGSAAGQLEYSVLEETVRGVAVGNVSADLGLSAAALSLRNFRFLSRHREPYFGVDPASGSLVVLEPADRERLCETKAVCVLTYELVLEDPLELHTMRVHIVDTNDNSPLFPAGDVQLHIPEFLMPGARFTLPNAQDADEGSNGVLNYSLSLSQHFRLIMGSRVDGSEYPELVLEKALDREQRATHQLVLTARDGGQPARSGDAHVTVLVVDTNDNAPVFEHTVYRAKVPETARNGTVLLRVQASDPDEGSNGEIRYFLSNSTRAALRHHFHVHPRNGEVRVAASLGPPETLLEAYIEARDEGTFGLASTVKLLVEVTDVNDHAPEVNFLTLSSSISEDAPPGTVIALLSLRDEDLGPNGKAICSVSSGGPFKLKASFDNYYSLLTDGPLDREQVSEYQVLITASDGGSPPLSTRRKLTVFVADVNDNSPSFAQPQQELFVAENNGPGASLGRVFAQDPDLGKNGLVFYELLDIISERQKVSSLVAVESPSGAITAKISFDFEQLRGFHFQVEARDGGIPPRSATVIVNLFVIDRNDNAPVILFPVPRNGSVPVEIVPRSARSGHLVTKVVAEDADSGSNAWLSYHISQASDSRLFRISASMGELRTARLILPTDAVKQRVVVEVRDHGDPPLSSSVTLGILLSNSAPQVLPNFEDTWETGGHLSTQNLYLVIALACISFLFLGCLLFFVCIKVNQSPVCCSQRCCGSPEELRYGRKMASNPLTLATIDVTTVERLSQTYLYRASLGPGSDNNSLLLRGEYSAADLRNLATGVGLNLPIACIHIRNRKGDQLNVNAMVSKFGGILFHWPGGDCLLCSEMLLR; translated from the coding sequence ATGGTGGGCTGGAGGGTGGCGGTTCTGTGTCTGTGGGTCTCCTGCGGCTCTGCCGCCGGACAGCTGGAATATTCAGTGCTGGAGGAGACCGTGCGGGGCGTAGCCGTAGGCAATGTTTCCGCGGACTTGGGGCTGTCGGCGGCCGCCCTGTCCTTGAGGAACTTTCGCTTCCTTTCCAGACACCGAGAGCCCTACTTCGGGGTGGATCCGGCCAGCGGTAGTTTGGTGGTCCTAGAGCCGGCGGACCGTGAACGGCTGTGTGAGACCAAAGCTGTCTGCGTCTTGACCTATGAGCTGGTGCTTGAGGACCCGCTGGAGCTCCACACGATGAGAGTTCACATCGTGGACACCAACGACAACTCGCCTCTCTTCCCTGCTGGCGACGTGCAGCTGCACATCCCCGAGTTCCTGATGCCCGGAGCCCGCTTTACTCTCCCCAATGCTCAAGATGCTGACGAGGGAAGCAACGGGGTCCTAAACTACAGTCTGAGCCTCAGCCAGCACTTTCGCCTGATCATGGGATCGCGGGTGGACGGCAGTGAATACCCGGAGTTGGTATTAGAGAAAGCGCTGGATCGGGAGCAGCGCGCCACCCACCAGCTGGTGCTCACTGCCAGGGACGGCGGGCAGCCGGCGCGCTCGGGAGACGCACACGTTACGGTCCTAGTGGTGGACACAAACGACAACGCGCCTGTATTTGAGCACACAGTCTACCGCGCCAAGGTACCAGAGACTGCCCGCAACGGGACTGTGTTATTACGAGTTCAGGCCTCGGACCCGGATGAAGGCTCCAACGGGGAAATCCGGTACTTCTTAAGCAACAGCACTCGAGCAGCGCTGAGACACCACTTCCACGTGCACCCTAGAAATGGGGAGGTGCGGGTGGCTGCTTCTCTAGGTCCGCCTGAAACGTTGTTGGAGGCTTACATTGAGGCGAGGGATGAGGGCACCTTCGGGTTAGCTAGTACTGTCAAATTGCTGGTGGAAGTGACTGATGTGAACGATCACGCCCCTGAGGTCAATTTCCTGACTCTCTCCAGTTCGATTTCTGAGGACGCTCCCCCTGGCACAGTGATTGCTCTCCTTAGTCTCAGGGATGAGGATCTCGGTCCCAATGGTAAGGCCATCTGTAGCGTGTCCAGCGGAGGCCCTTTCAAGCTGAAGGCTTCCTTTGACAACTACTATAGCTTGCTGACTGATGGGCCGCTGGACCGGGAGCAGGTCAGCGAATACCAGGTCCTGATCACTGCCTCAGATGGTGGCTCGCCCCCCTTGAGCACCCGCAGGAAACTGACTGTGTTTGTTGCTGATGTGAATGACAATTCACCAAGCTTTGCTCAACCACAACAGGAACTTTTTGTGGCTGAAAACAATGGTCCTGGGGCGTCTCTAGGCCGGGTGTTTGCCCAGGATCCAGACCTGGGGAAGAACGGCCTTGTCTTCTATGAGTTGTTGGATATTATCTCTGAAAGGCAGAAAGTCTCTAGCTTGGTGGCAGTAGAATCACCCAGCGGGGCTATCACTGCCAAAATTTCCTTTGACTTTGAGCAGCTCAGGGGGTTTCACTTCCAAGTAGAAGCCCGGGATGGTGGTATTCCTCCCAGAAGTGCAACAGTGATCGTGAACTTGTTTGTGATAGATAGGAACGACAATGCTCCAGTCATCTTGTTTCCTGTGCCCAGGAATGGCTCTGTTCCAGTAGAAATTGTGCCCCGCTCTGCCAGGAGTGGACACTTGGTCACAAAAGTAGTAGCGGAGGATGCAGACAGTGGCTCTAATGCTTGGCTTTCCTACCATATTTCTCAGGCTTCTGACTCCAGGCTTTTCAGAATTTCAGCCAGTATGGGAGAACTCCGAACTGCCCGCTTAATTCTTCCCACTGATGCGGTTAAGCagagggtggtggtggaggtTCGGGACCATGGAGACCCACCACTTTCCTCTTCCGTCACATTGGGTATACTCTTGAGCAACTCTGCTCCTCAGGTCCTCCCAAACTTTGAAGATACTTGGGAAACAGGAGGCCACCTTTCTACCCAGAACCTGTATTTAGTGATTGCTCTGgcctgtatttcctttttatttctggggTGCTTACTTTTCTTTGTGTGTATCAAGGTGAACCAGAGCCCAGTTTGTTGTTCTCAAAGGTGCTGTGGCTCTCCAGAGGAACTGAGGTATGGGAGGAAGATGGCTTCAAATCCTCTGACATTAGCCACAATAGATGTCACTACAGTTGAGAGACTTTCTCAGACCTATCTCTATCGGGCCTCTTTAGGACCTGGTTCTGATAATAACAGTTTGCTGTTGCGTGGGGAATACAGTGCTGCTGACCTGAGAAATCTGGCTACTGGGGTAGGACTGAATTTGCCAATCGCCTGCATTCACATTCGGAATAGGAAGGGGGATCAGTTAAATGTCAATGCCATGGTAAGCAAATTTGGAGGGATTTTATTCCATTGGCCAGGAGGTGACTGTTTGCTATGTTCTGAAATGCTTCTTAGGTGA